The following are from one region of the Chromatiales bacterium 21-64-14 genome:
- a CDS encoding MBL fold hydrolase gives MENFVYLIHDHGSGRAAIVDPAWEVSRVIALARKRGVQITDILLTHSHHDHINGIQEVLDQYDAQMHLLKPEAKFWGRYLDIPTLHHGGDAIELGDTRIDVLHTPGHTPGSACYHVHGNLLTGDTLFVFGCGRCDLRGGDPEQMHATLRRITEQFPAETVIHPGHNYAELPSSSLAEQIDGNPFLHFKNVERFVEYRMRYHDHHRHAPYRPVAVGEEMD, from the coding sequence ATGGAGAACTTTGTTTATCTGATCCACGATCACGGCTCCGGTCGTGCTGCGATCGTGGATCCCGCGTGGGAGGTCTCCCGTGTGATCGCCCTGGCTCGCAAGCGGGGGGTGCAGATCACGGACATACTGCTTACCCACAGTCATCACGATCACATCAACGGGATCCAGGAGGTGCTGGATCAGTACGATGCTCAGATGCACCTGCTCAAGCCCGAGGCCAAATTCTGGGGCCGCTACCTGGATATTCCTACCCTGCATCACGGGGGTGACGCCATCGAGCTCGGCGATACCCGGATCGATGTGCTGCATACTCCCGGCCACACCCCCGGTTCGGCGTGTTACCACGTGCATGGCAATTTGCTTACCGGCGACACCCTGTTCGTGTTCGGCTGTGGTCGCTGCGACCTGCGCGGGGGCGACCCGGAACAGATGCACGCCACGCTGCGGCGCATCACGGAGCAGTTCCCCGCCGAGACCGTGATTCATCCCGGGCACAACTACGCGGAGTTGCCGAGTTCCAGCCTGGCGGAGCAGATCGACGGTAATCCGTTTCTGCATTTTAAAAACGTGGAGCGCTTCGTAGAATATCGGATGCGCTATCACGACCATCACCGCCATGCCCCCTACCGGCCGGTCGCGGTGGGTGAGGAAATGGACTGA